The Marinobacter bohaiensis genome segment TTCTCGGCGGGCATCGGTATCGACCTGCTGTTTTTCTGCATTGCCGAACCGGTGACCCAGTTCCTGGCGCCGCCCACCGCCCAGCCCGACCAGGTGGCCGCCGCCCGCCACGCGATGCAGCTGACGTTCTTCCACTGGGGCCTGTCCGGCTGGGGCGTCTACACGCTGGTGGGCATGGCGCTGGCGTTTTTCAGCTACCGTCACGGGCTGCCGTTGACCATCCGCTCCACCCTGTATCCCATCTTCGGACGACGCATTCACGGACCCATTGGCCACGCCGTGGACATTGCGGCCGTCCTTGGAACGGTATTCGGAATCGCCACCAGCCTGGGGATCGGCATCATTCAGCTCAATTTCGGCCTCAACTACATGTTCGGCATTTCCGAAAGCACGCTGACCCAGTCGATCCTGGCGATCCTGATCGTCATTTTCGCGACTATTTCGGCGGTGACGGGTGTCGACAAGGGCATTCGCCGGCTGTCTGAGTTCAATATGGCGCTGGCACTGCTGTTGATGCTGTTCGTGCTGTTCACCGGCAAGACGGTGTTCCTGCTCAACGCGCTGGTGATGAACATCGGCGATTACCTGTCCGACTTCGTGAGCCTGTCGATGGACACCTACGCCTTCGATCCGCCCACTGACTGGCTCAACGCCTGGACCGTGTTCTTCTGGGCCTGGTGGATTGCCTGGGGGCCCTTCGTGGGGCTGTTCCTGGCGCGCATCTCGCGGGGCCGGACCATTCGCCAGTTCGTCGCCGGCACCCTGATCCTGCCGCTGACCTTCATGATGGCGTGGATGTCGATCATGGGGAACAGCGCCATCGACCTGGTGATCAACGACGCCGGCGTCGCGGAGTTCGGGCAGCGGGCCATGGAAAGTCCCGGCTCCTCGATCTACCTGTTCATGGAAAGCTATCCCTGGGTCAGCTTTACCACCATTGTGGTGACCATCCTGGCGGTGGTGTTCTTCGTCACCTCCGGCGACTCCGGGTCGCTGGTGCTGTCCAACCTGACCTCCATTCTCCGTGATCCGAACCACGACGCCCCGTCCTGGATGCGGATCCTGTGGGCGGCGGTGATCGGTGTGCTGACGCTGGCGCTGCTGATGGCCGGTGGCCTGTCGGCCCTGCAGAGTACGGTGGTGATCATGGGGCTGCCGTTCGCCTTCGTGTTGTTCCTGATGATCGTCGGCGTGTTCAAGGCGTTGCGACTGGAAGGGCTGAAGGAGGACAGCCACCTGGTCAGCATGTCCGGCTACCTGTCCGGAAGGGTGGTGTCGACCGAGCAGAAGGGCACACTCAACTGGCGCCAGCGGTTGTCCCGCAGTGTCAGCTTTCCGAGTCACGCCGATGTCCGTAAGTTCCTGGATGAAACCGCACAGCCCGCCATGGACGACTTTGCCCGGGTGCTGGGGGAAAAGGGATTCACGGTCGGCGTGGACAGTGGGGAAGGGGATCAGGAGCACGTCGGTCTGGTGGTTGACCTGGGCGGCGAGCAGAACTTCACCTATCAGGTGTGGCCCCGCAAATGCCTGATGCCAGCCTTTTCCATCCGGGCCACGCGCGGCGACACGCACTACTACCGGGCGGAAGTGCACATCGGCGAGGGCGGACAGGGCTATGACCTGTTCGGATATAGCCAGGAACAGGTGATCGCCGACATCCTCGACCAGTACGAGCGGCATCTTCTTTTCCTGCATACGCAGCGCGAATTGCCCGGCGGTGATACCATCATGCCCGACAGTCATACGCAGTAGGGCATTGGGGGGAGCCAGTCCAGAATGAGTCAGCAAGATTTTGATGCAACGTTCGATTACGTCGTGGTCGGTGCCGGGTCCGCCGGTTCGGTCCTGGCCGATCGCCTGAGCGCGGACGGCAGCAACCAGGTGTTGGTGCTGGAATACGGCGGCCGCGACAATTCCATTTTCATCCAGATGCCCACAGCCCTCTCGATTCCCCTGAACAAGCCGAAATTCGACTGGGAGTTCTACACCGAACCCGAGCCGGGCCTGAACGGCCGTCGCCTGCATCAGGCGCGCGGCAAGGTGATCGGCGGCTCGTCGTCCATCAACGGCATGGCCTACGTGCGTGGGTGCGCGGGGGACTTTGAAGAGTGGGAAACGCTTGGCGCCCGGGGCTGGGGTTACCGCGACGTGCTGCCGTATTTCCGGCGCGCGGAGGATTGCCTCTACGGTGAAGACGACTACCGGTCCACGGGCGGCCCGGTCGGCGTCTGCAACGGCAACAACATGAAGAACCCGCTCTACCGTGCCTTCATCGAAGCCGGCAAGCAGGCGGGTTACGGCGAAACCAGCGACTACAATGGCTATCGCCAGGAAGGTTTCTGCCGCATGGACATGTCGGTGCGCAACGGCGTGCGCAGTTCCACCGCCAACGCGTACCTCAAGCCGGCGCTCAACCGCTCCAACCTCAAGCTGGAAATGCGCGCCCTGACCACGCGTATTCTGCTGGACGGCAAAAAAGCGGTGGGCGTGGAATACGAGCAGGGCGGTCGCACCGTGAAGGTGGCGGCGCGCAAGGAAGTGATCCTGTCAGCCAGCGCTTTCAATTCGCCCAAGCTGCTGATGCTTTCCGGCATCGGGCCGGCCGATCACCTGCAGGAAATGGGCATCGACGTGGTGCACAACCTGCCGGGTGTGGGCGAGAACCTGCACGATCACCTGGAGGTCTGGATCCAGCAGGCCTGCACCCAGAAGATCACCCTCAATGGCTGGCTGAACCCGTTCGGCCAGGCGTGGATCGGCGCGCGCTGGATCCTGTCCAAATCCGGACTGGGCGCCACCAACCACTTCGAGTCCAACGGCTACATCCGCAGTCGCGCCGGGCTCAAGTATCCGGACCTGCAATACCACTTCCTGGCCGGCGCTGTGGCCTACGACGGTTCCGCATCGGCCGAGGGCCATGGTTTCCAGGCTCATCTGGGTGCCAACAAGCCCAAGAGCCGGGGTCGGGTGCGCCTGCGCTCCAGCGATCCGGAAGCGCCGCCCAGCATGTTTTTCAACTACCTCAGCGACGAGGACGACCGCCGCACCTACCGCGACGGTATCCGCCTGACCCGGGAGATCTTCGGTCAGCCGGCGTTCGATCCCTATCGCGGCAAGGAACTGATGCCCGGTGACGACGTCCAGAGCGACGACGAGCTGGACAACTGGGTGGCGGACAATGCGGAAACCGCCTATCACCCCTGTGGCAGTTGTCGCATGGGCGAAGACGACATGGCGGTGGTGGATTCCGAATGCCGCGTACACGGCATGGAAAACCTGCGGGTGGTGGATTCCTCCATCATGCCAGCGGTCACCAACGGCAACATCAACGCGCCCACCATCATGATCGGCGAGCGCGGCGCGGACCTGATCCTGGGCCGCAAGCTGCCCCCGGCCGAGGTGGAATCCTTCGCGCCGGAGAACTGGTCAACCAGCCAGCGTGAAGGCAGCGCCAGCCGGTAACGAGACGGCTGGACACGCCGTGATCGCGTTCGCGGGGCCCGGGCCTATAAGCGGACGCGCATCTCGGTGACGCTGTCCGGCGTCATGCCAATCATCTCGTCGGTGCCTGCCGGCGGGATGATCTCTGTCTGCTGGATCTTGAAGCCGTGGAAGGCTTCCCGCACTTCGCAGCTGCTGGTAAACAGCACCGGCCGCTGATCCTTGCCCGCCAGAATGAAACCATCGTCCCCGATATAGAAGCGCGCCATGTAGTAGCGACCCTCCATGGAGACGACTTCCAGCAGGTCGATGTGAGTGTCCGGTCTGAGTCTGGCTTCCGCCATGGTGATGTTCATGTCCGCTCTCCTCTGTCCGATGCGCCGGGCCGGAATACCTGCTGGTGATACGACGATATACGCTGGCCGTCGCGGACGGGATGGGTGCCTGTGGTTGTTTTTTGCACATTTCAGCATAGGCCTGTCAGGCGGCGGAGGACAATGATTTTTCGCAGTGGCCTACCCCAGGTCGATGCCCACCTCCAGGCTGGCCCGGAAGCCCTCGGCAACGCTGCCGGAGATGCTGGCGGTCTGGTGGGGCGCGCCGTCGCGGAACAGGAAGTCGGCGTCGACGGTCGCGACCGACCGGTTCGGCCCCCGAGGATAGAGTGGCGAGTGGTACACCGCCCGGGTGACGGCGTCGGGAAACACCAGCTGTGAGGTGGCGGTCGTGTCGCCGTGCAGGAATACCTGGAAATGAATGTGGGTGATCCGGCCCCGGTACCAGCCCGGATAGACGGTTTCGAACCGCACCCGGCCGTGCTCGTCCACCGGCTGGAGCCCGCGCATGAACGTCTGCCCGGTGGCGCTGCCATAGCCGGAATAGACGCCGTCCCGGTCGCAATGCCAGACGTAGACCGAGGCATTGCCCGAAATCGGCTGGCAGACGTGGTGGATGTCCAGCAGCGTGAAGGTCAGCTCCAGCGGAATGCCAGGGCGGCCTTCGGTGATGTCGGAGCGGGTCAGGGCATCGTTGTCGAGCTCGGCGGACAGCGGGAAGGGCCCGGCGGTTTCGCGCGGAATCAGCACGCAGCGGCCTGCTTCACCCGGATCCGCGGCGAAAGCGCGGCGCCAGCCGGTCAGGGGCGTTGCGCCTACAGCGCCCAGCAGGGCCAGCATCCGGCGACGGCTGAACGGCGCGCTCCACGATCGTTGCTTGCTCATGGCGTTGTCTCCCTTGCAGGGCGATCGACCACGGTCTGATTCCGGTGTCCTTTAACACGAGAACAAACTTGGTGACGGCGAAGCCGTCCCGGGTCAGGCGCGGCCGCTGGCGGCCACCGCCCGGCGCCGCTTGCGCCCGCCTGTTCTCTGGGGCAGTTCCAGCTTGTAGCCCACGCCATAGACCGAGTGGATGATGTCTTGCCCGGTCAACGAGAACAGTTTCTTGCGCACCTTGTTAATGTGCGAGTCGATGGTGCGGTCATTGACCACCCGCTGGTCATCGTAGGCGTGAGACATAATCTGATCGCGAGAGAATATACGACCGCTTTGCGAACACAGTGCACTGAGGATACGCCATTCCACCAGCGTCAGCTGGACGCGGCTGCCATCGTAGGCGGCGGTCAGGGTGCCTTCATCCAGGGCCAGGCCAGGGCGGCCGTCGGACAGCGGCGACGCCGCCGCGGTACGGCGCATTACCGTTTTGACCCGGGCCACTACCTCGCGCGGGCTGAAGGGCTTGCAGATGTAGTCGTCGGCACCCAGCTCCAGGCCGATCAGGCGATCCACCTCTTCCACCCGGGCGGTGATCATGATGATCGGCACGTGGGAGGTCTGGCGCACCCTGCGGCAGATGTCGATGCCGTCCGCCCGCGGCAGTCCCAGGTCCAGCAGGACCATGTCCCACGGGTGGCTGAGGATCGTCTGGGTCGCCAGGTGACCGTCGGTCAGGTGGGTCACTTCGAAACCGTGTTGATGCAGGTATTCGCCCAGGATACTGGCCAGTTCGATCTCATCTTCGATCAGCAGAATGTCCATATTACACCTTTGCCAGGGGGAGGGAGACGGTCACACGCAGGCCGCCCAGGGAGCTCGAGGCGATATCGATCGATCCATGATGGGCCTCGACGATTTTGTGGCACAGACTCAGGCCCAGGCCTGCCCCGCCGCTGTTGCGGCTGCGTGAAGGGTCGACGCGGTACAGGCGCTCGAACAGGCGTGCCTGCAGTGGCTCCGGCACGCCGGGCGGCGAGTCCTCGACGACGATACGGGCCCGGCCGTCCGTTGCCTCGAGACCCAGGATCACCTGTCCCGGCGCATGGGTATGTTGTTGGGCGTTGTTGAGCAGGTTCAGCAGCAACTGTCCCAGCCGGTCGCTGTCACCCAGCACCATCAGGCGATCGCGCTGGTGCGTTTGGAACGAGAACGCCAGGCCAGCCCGTTCGCAGGCCGGTGCGATGGAGGCCGCAGCCTGCTCGGCGATGACCGCCAGGTTGCAGGCTTCCTTGCGGTAGCTCAGGGCGCCGATGTCGGAAAGGGACAGTTCGTAGAGATCGTCGATCAGGTGCTTGAGCCGGCCCACATGATGCAACAGGCGGGTGACCGCGGCCGGATCCAGCGGGCGAATGCCGTCCTCCATGGACTCCAGATCCGCCTGCAGCACCGCGATAGGCGTGCGCAGCTCGTGGGAGGTGTCCGCCACCCACTGGCGCTGGGCCTGTTCGCTCTTGCGCAGACTGGCCCCCAGGTCGTTGAGGTGGGTGGTCAGCACATTGAGCTCGTCGTGGCCGGCCACGACAAGTCGCGCGTCGTACTGTCCCAGGCTGAAGTGCCGCACCTGGCCCACCAGCTTGCGGATGCGGTTGGTCAACAGATGGGACAGGATCAATGCCACCAGCACCGCCGCCGCCAGGGCGATGCCGGTGATGATCAGCAGGGCGTCGGTCTGTTGTCGCAGGAAGCCTTCATCGTGGTAATCGCGCAGCTCTGGAGGTGGCGGCAGGCCCAGGTAGCCGACGGTGGCGCCGTCCACGTCGATGGGCAGCAGCAGGGCGTCGTCGCCGGGCCAGTCCGTGTCCGATACCGGCTGGCGCCGGGCATCGAGCAGGAACAGGGGCAGGCCCGGATGGGGGCGGTTGTCGGGCCCGGTTTCCGGTGGGGGGAAGGGAGCGTCCCGGTGGTCGAAAGCGGGCGGCAAGGGTGCCCGACGGGCCCGGAACTCATGCCAGCGTGCGGGGGAGGCGAGAGCATCCCAGCTTTGCCGCTCCCGGTAGACATCCGCCAGTTCGTTGACCAGCGGCTGCAGCCGGGTGACCGCGCGCTGCTCGACGTAGTCCCAGAAGCCCTCGCGGATGCTGGACCCCATGAAAAACCACATGCCCGCGGCAATGGCGATGCTCACCACAAGGATGGACGCGAAGAGCTGACCTCGAAAACTCACTGCAGGCTCCTGGTGGACCGAGCGAATCAATGTCGCCGTCAGGATAAGCACAAAATGTGCAAACAATGTTGTGTTCTGTAATGGCTTGTCCGTTTTGGCGGCAGGCCGGCGTTGGTCGGTCAGCTACGCAGGATGCTCACCACCAGGCGGCCTGCCAGGCCCAGCAGGATGACGCCGAACAGCCGCTCGAACCAGAGCGTGTGCCTTTGCAGGGCCGACAGCCAGCGCGGACTGGAAAACAGCCAGGCGACGATCAGGTACCAGCCGGCGTCGATGGCCATGGCAGTGGCGGCGTAGCCGAGTTTGGCGAGAAAGGAGGTGTCGACGCCCACCACCTGGCTGAACAGGGCAATGAAGAAGATGCTGATCTTGGGGTTGAGGAACACCACCAGGAAACCGTCCCGTGCGGCACCGGAAGTGGCCACGTCGGGCAGTTCGGTGGCGGCCTGGCGTCTGGCCCGCAGTCCTTTCACGCCAAGCCAGGCCAGATAGA includes the following:
- the betT gene encoding choline BCCT transporter BetT; its protein translation is MADTGQSQSSEDGPHEPEVRDRLNRVVFYGSVIGIVGFALLTMLFTESASAVINQVLGWISSSFGWFYFLAVVVYLVFVIGIGLSRYGKLRLGPAHSKPDFNVVTWAAMLFSAGIGIDLLFFCIAEPVTQFLAPPTAQPDQVAAARHAMQLTFFHWGLSGWGVYTLVGMALAFFSYRHGLPLTIRSTLYPIFGRRIHGPIGHAVDIAAVLGTVFGIATSLGIGIIQLNFGLNYMFGISESTLTQSILAILIVIFATISAVTGVDKGIRRLSEFNMALALLLMLFVLFTGKTVFLLNALVMNIGDYLSDFVSLSMDTYAFDPPTDWLNAWTVFFWAWWIAWGPFVGLFLARISRGRTIRQFVAGTLILPLTFMMAWMSIMGNSAIDLVINDAGVAEFGQRAMESPGSSIYLFMESYPWVSFTTIVVTILAVVFFVTSGDSGSLVLSNLTSILRDPNHDAPSWMRILWAAVIGVLTLALLMAGGLSALQSTVVIMGLPFAFVLFLMIVGVFKALRLEGLKEDSHLVSMSGYLSGRVVSTEQKGTLNWRQRLSRSVSFPSHADVRKFLDETAQPAMDDFARVLGEKGFTVGVDSGEGDQEHVGLVVDLGGEQNFTYQVWPRKCLMPAFSIRATRGDTHYYRAEVHIGEGGQGYDLFGYSQEQVIADILDQYERHLLFLHTQRELPGGDTIMPDSHTQ
- the betA gene encoding choline dehydrogenase encodes the protein MSQQDFDATFDYVVVGAGSAGSVLADRLSADGSNQVLVLEYGGRDNSIFIQMPTALSIPLNKPKFDWEFYTEPEPGLNGRRLHQARGKVIGGSSSINGMAYVRGCAGDFEEWETLGARGWGYRDVLPYFRRAEDCLYGEDDYRSTGGPVGVCNGNNMKNPLYRAFIEAGKQAGYGETSDYNGYRQEGFCRMDMSVRNGVRSSTANAYLKPALNRSNLKLEMRALTTRILLDGKKAVGVEYEQGGRTVKVAARKEVILSASAFNSPKLLMLSGIGPADHLQEMGIDVVHNLPGVGENLHDHLEVWIQQACTQKITLNGWLNPFGQAWIGARWILSKSGLGATNHFESNGYIRSRAGLKYPDLQYHFLAGAVAYDGSASAEGHGFQAHLGANKPKSRGRVRLRSSDPEAPPSMFFNYLSDEDDRRTYRDGIRLTREIFGQPAFDPYRGKELMPGDDVQSDDELDNWVADNAETAYHPCGSCRMGEDDMAVVDSECRVHGMENLRVVDSSIMPAVTNGNINAPTIMIGERGADLILGRKLPPAEVESFAPENWSTSQREGSASR
- a CDS encoding DUF6482 family protein gives rise to the protein MNITMAEARLRPDTHIDLLEVVSMEGRYYMARFYIGDDGFILAGKDQRPVLFTSSCEVREAFHGFKIQQTEIIPPAGTDEMIGMTPDSVTEMRVRL
- a CDS encoding peptidase associated/transthyretin-like domain-containing protein; protein product: MSKQRSWSAPFSRRRMLALLGAVGATPLTGWRRAFAADPGEAGRCVLIPRETAGPFPLSAELDNDALTRSDITEGRPGIPLELTFTLLDIHHVCQPISGNASVYVWHCDRDGVYSGYGSATGQTFMRGLQPVDEHGRVRFETVYPGWYRGRITHIHFQVFLHGDTTATSQLVFPDAVTRAVYHSPLYPRGPNRSVATVDADFLFRDGAPHQTASISGSVAEGFRASLEVGIDLG
- a CDS encoding response regulator encodes the protein MDILLIEDEIELASILGEYLHQHGFEVTHLTDGHLATQTILSHPWDMVLLDLGLPRADGIDICRRVRQTSHVPIIMITARVEEVDRLIGLELGADDYICKPFSPREVVARVKTVMRRTAAASPLSDGRPGLALDEGTLTAAYDGSRVQLTLVEWRILSALCSQSGRIFSRDQIMSHAYDDQRVVNDRTIDSHINKVRKKLFSLTGQDIIHSVYGVGYKLELPQRTGGRKRRRAVAASGRA
- a CDS encoding ATP-binding protein; translation: MSFRGQLFASILVVSIAIAAGMWFFMGSSIREGFWDYVEQRAVTRLQPLVNELADVYRERQSWDALASPARWHEFRARRAPLPPAFDHRDAPFPPPETGPDNRPHPGLPLFLLDARRQPVSDTDWPGDDALLLPIDVDGATVGYLGLPPPPELRDYHDEGFLRQQTDALLIITGIALAAAVLVALILSHLLTNRIRKLVGQVRHFSLGQYDARLVVAGHDELNVLTTHLNDLGASLRKSEQAQRQWVADTSHELRTPIAVLQADLESMEDGIRPLDPAAVTRLLHHVGRLKHLIDDLYELSLSDIGALSYRKEACNLAVIAEQAAASIAPACERAGLAFSFQTHQRDRLMVLGDSDRLGQLLLNLLNNAQQHTHAPGQVILGLEATDGRARIVVEDSPPGVPEPLQARLFERLYRVDPSRSRNSGGAGLGLSLCHKIVEAHHGSIDIASSSLGGLRVTVSLPLAKV
- a CDS encoding LysE family translocator, whose protein sequence is MTLATWLTVVTICILGAMSPGPSLAVVLKQTLSGGRRHGVVAALSHGLGVGLYAFLSIVGLAAVIKASPVAFGLLQWGGALYLAWLGVKGLRARRQAATELPDVATSGAARDGFLVVFLNPKISIFFIALFSQVVGVDTSFLAKLGYAATAMAIDAGWYLIVAWLFSSPRWLSALQRHTLWFERLFGVILLGLAGRLVVSILRS